The Rattus rattus isolate New Zealand chromosome 13, Rrattus_CSIRO_v1, whole genome shotgun sequence nucleotide sequence TCTGTCCTGTGCATAAGAACCACCGGGGTGTAGCTGGAGGGGACACAGCACGGGGCCGGCACTCTGTCGGGCTGCAGGCCATGCAGGCGTGCTTTGATCTGCGCATGCGTGTTGGCCGACCGGTAGAGGTGGGGGCACTCGCCCACGCACATGCTCAGTTGCAGCTGACGCGGGGACAGTACCCAGTCGCTCCAACCTAGGTCCTCGAGAGTTGCCTGCACAGTCTCCAGGTGACAGCAGCGCCCGGGACCCAGCGGACACGAGTCTCTTGGGTGCAAATGTGCGCTTCGGCGCCCCCTGCCGGCGGCCGATCGTAAGTGCAGTTCCAGGCGTGCGCCGCCAGAGGGCAGCACCGCTAGGTCGGGAGGCGGCGCCAGGCGCAAGCGCAGTGCGCGAGCGTGGGGTCCCTGGAGGCTGATCTCACGTTGCAGGGGCCTGGTGATGTCCCAGGGCCTGGACGAAGGCGTCAGCAGGAGCAGCGCTCGGTGCACGCGGTAGGCTTCGGGGAGACCCTGAGTCAGCGACGCCCGGTTGACGCGGAGCAGCAGCCGGCCGTGGGACCCCAATCGCACTGCAGAAGAAACCAGAACGCCCGTTACTCATGTGCTCAGTATGTGCCAGGCACAGGTGTGTCCGTGTGCAAATGTGCCAATCCCACccaccacagggcctttgcacagaTGTTAAACATATGTAGCCCAAGGTCTCTCAGGGTAGCCCTGGTTCTCAGTGTAGTTAAATAAATGTAACTCTCGATGTaagccaggctagcctcgaactcagagatctgcctgcctctgtctcccaagtgcttggattaaagactTCCACCAGCACCTTCTGGTTAAAAGCTGATTTTGCTCTTAGCAACAGGGAGATCTCTAAGGTCTGCCCTGTGGAGTACTTCTCAAACCTTTCCCCAAACCTCTGAATAAAGTGTTTTAACAAACAGaagttgattttctttcttttttttttttttcggagctggggaccgaacccagggccttgcacttactaggcaagtgctcttccactgagccaaatccccaaccctagttgATTTTCTTTAAAGCAGTGTTTGGTGGCCACCTTTTCacacttgggaaatggaggcagaaggattgccctGAGTTTACAAtcaacctgagctacaaagtCCCTatctcacaaagaaagaaagaaagaaagaaagaaagaaagaaagaaagaaagaaagaaagaaagaaagaaagaaagaaagaaagaaagaaagaaagagagagaaagagagaaagagagagagagagagagagagagaaagaaagaaagaaagaaagaaagaaagaaagaaagaaagaaagaaagaaagggggctagagagatggctcagaggttaagagcactgtctgttcttccagaggtcctgacttcaattcccagcaaccacacatgatagttcacaaccatctgtaatgggatctgatgcccacttctggcctgcaggcaaacatgcaggcagaaagctgtatgatgtatacataatgttagaaagaaaggaaggaagaaatggaaaaagaaaaagaggaaaacaatgaaTGGGACGGGGGCTGCAGAGATAGCGCAGCGATTAAGAGAactcactcttcttccagaggacctgagttcaaatcccagcaaccacacggtggctcacaaccgtctgtaaagagatccgatgccctcttctggtgtatctgaagacagctacagtgtacttacatataataaataaatcttaaaaaaaaaaaattgggacaggttctcattatgtagtcccagctggccttgaactcacggcaATTTCCCTGCCTCAACCTCTGGAGTAGTTACCATATCCAAGTAAGACTTTGCAGGTCGTCAGAGTGACAGTTCACTGGGATTCACACAAAGCTAGCATATTTGTGAAGGGGCGTGCCCAAGCGGATTTGTGAGGGGGCGGGGCCAGATCGGCCTGGGTCCTAACGCGGAGCCGAGGCCCAGggatcctcctccctcccatccaggCCACTGTCACTTGTTACAGTAGCAGATTCTTGACCAGCGATTGCGTCAGATTCCGGATCCAGTTCCCGCAGGTTCTTTTCCCTCTGGCTCTCAACCTGGCTCTCGTTCCTACCTCCCCTCTCCAGGACCCTCTAACCATCCCCCGTGTCCTCTCCCACTAGAGTGCTGTGCATCTCCAGGAGAGACCTCGACCTCTCTGGACATCATTTGTCCAGCTCCGGTCTGAGGACGGTCGTCCTTCCTACTCTGACTGAGCCCACTGCACGGGGGACTGCTGGCAACTCCAGAGGTCAcagcaggggaaactgaggctcggaaGCTGGACTGACTGGGTCTCGTGGACTTGAGTGTGTTGGTTAGAGCTTGGAGAGGGTGTTGCTGAAGTGGGTCCCCAGCTGCCACTTACCCTCTGGACTGAGTATCCGGACAGCTGGGTCAGGGGTTGGTTCTGAGTTCGAGTCCTCCCGGCTCTGGTTGGCATGCAGTCGGCTCAGCAGGTCCTGGAAGCGACCCCGTAGCTCGTCGGGGTTGAGTTGGGACTCAGAGAGGGAGCGTCGCTGCTCAGGCACTGCCAGGGCGTCCCCCTGAGATGGccatgacagcagcagcagcaagagcagcaggaacagcaggAACCTCAGCTGAGGACCGCCTGTAGGCTGGGCATGGAGCGCGCGCAGAGCCATGTCGCTTGTGTCCTGAGTGTGACTTTGCGTTAAGCCTTCGCAGCTGCCTTTATACCCACTGGACTCTGTCCGCCCCGCCCCCTTGTGCGATGCCAACTCGGGTGACCAGGCTAATCCGGGCGGGAATCCCAGGGCTCCGCAGGGGGGCGGGGGCGGAACCTCTCAGCTCACGAGGGAAAATGCGGGGACTGTGACCTGAGTGAGTGCTGACTGTCCCCACAGACCATGTGATGTAGTCCAGACTGAAGTTCAAGtggcttcttccttccccttgggACCAgggctctctctccttttcttcctctctccctccctccccttctccaccccCGTCGACGGTAAAGAAGCCAAGGAAAATCTAGAAAAGGCAAGTTCAGGCAAGTCACCCTACGGTCTCAGTGTCCCAGGAGTAGACTTTATAACCCTGTCTAAATGGGCTGGGACAGAAGAGCAAACCAGGGAGTACTGCACACATTCAAGGTCCTCTTCGGAACTCCTACTAATGCTTCAAAACCCTGTGCGAACAGCTCCTGCTTCAGGAACCTTCACTAGATTTCCAGGATGACTGGGTGCTCACACACGCCTGCCCTGTGCCTGCCTCAGTATCCCCAGACCAGGGGTCTCTATTGGGGAGAGAGGCAAGAGGAAATCTGCCCGTGGGTCTCCTTCCAGTCGGGAGTCGGTAGGTGGCTGGAGGGTGAGGGCAGTTGGTCTCAGGCTCCGAAGGAAGATAGATGAGGACGAAGGCGCCAGGAGCCCCGTCCACAGTCAGCCTGAGTCTCCGAGGGGTAGTGGCTGTAGTCGGGACTTCTGAGTGAGACCAGAGTGAGCAACTAGGGCACCAGGTGTCACCAAGGTCTCCTGCTGGGATCTGGAGCACCTAGGGTTCCCTCCCAATATCTACATACTGCTCGGTGGCCTCTGACCTGTGACTCCAAGTTATGACTGACTATGGGGCTCCATGTCCCCCTGTGAAAACCAGGTAGGTGCATGGTAAGTCTTCACCCACCGCCAtcccttctgtccctctgtcctggtGCTCACTGGACAGGAGGTAGACGCCCAGGCTGACCCCAGAACCCACCCTCTGCTGATCCCAGACACCCCCCTCCTCAGATCTAAGCCCTGCCCCTTATGCACTAGACCCCCTCCTCCTGTAGACCCAAGACCTGCCCCCAAAGTTACCTGTCTGCTTCAGGACCCTTTGTCTAAATGATCAGTGTGAAGGGAGGTGACCCTGCCCTTGTGCTCCCGTGGGGAGGGGCAGCTTGGTGGATACCCAGCCGATGAGAGTGGGGATTATTTTCATCTCTGAACGTTTTTCCCCAAATTTAAGTCTCAGGGTCAGATTCTCTGCCGTGGGCAAGCTGCTGATCTCCGATCGGTGGCCTGGATCTTAGGCCAACCATCGACCATCAGTCCCTGTGAAAGGCTACTGTCATCTACATCTCCAGGGTGGGAGTATGGGGTGGGGGGCGGTGCAGGG carries:
- the Gdf15 gene encoding growth/differentiation factor 15, with the protein product MALRALHAQPTGGPQLRFLLFLLLLLLLLSWPSQGDALAVPEQRRSLSESQLNPDELRGRFQDLLSRLHANQSREDSNSEPTPDPAVRILSPEVRLGSHGRLLLRVNRASLTQGLPEAYRVHRALLLLTPSSRPWDITRPLQREISLQGPHARALRLRLAPPPDLAVLPSGGARLELHLRSAAGRGRRSAHLHPRDSCPLGPGRCCHLETVQATLEDLGWSDWVLSPRQLQLSMCVGECPHLYRSANTHAQIKARLHGLQPDRVPAPCCVPSSYTPVVLMHRTDSGVSLQTYDDLVAQGCHCA